A window of Hevea brasiliensis isolate MT/VB/25A 57/8 chromosome 14, ASM3005281v1, whole genome shotgun sequence contains these coding sequences:
- the LOC110656807 gene encoding uncharacterized protein LOC110656807 isoform X2: MEALDTTAANYDASWSSATNWIVAGGCLDNSVTFESSLSLVDDDKDDNHDQSSTMSSAAKSPLILYTPSPDSTSCEITIRDEDVLRATGIEEAVLAHQKRSAKELAEERIRNGSNVATNEDDWVEVKVPDPQLANMNSSLSSHSDTSQGRGSKPQDLYEATADITDANPCASITLRLLSLQNKSCVCIDEVYMFADPVDAADLDNKVGPVENSAGSSLMAVLMPTFLQLSKTECVGLAQDKYDSDRMNRWKSDKLEGKPTDPIDAGNEIQQEGKSDSIYQQGVQVQEAVMPGAKLEIPPQVSDTESKPELSHNQIESVLNQLVSRVTRIEDLFLRFEDCMLKPLRSIDERLQRVEQQLEVLTKKPQNSGLLSCTRISAPEFSCSESETNSLYNSGYVDLNYAACDASKKDSLPAVSSILSDATPVSVNTSKSHPSLVVIAPEFSNFDDEEEDDAVEPVMESPKEKQKHVMSIDDALVSALAGFVSSTSFRSPRYSKTLAFKAPEFPNGEGNNDDNTVSPKGHCEISTEHPTGFSEPEGTELPKRLSFSSLSNISSLESKENAMKYPNDNYCLKTDIGVDEQLQDSKGDEGDTQGTCFDHTVPAANDIARTGSYQITDDIQNGEVGNGTSNIWTLGKTDSLEQFSGNQTDSSSDTLKEVAVSNEIITCIEVTDEGPNLDILQDVVELSRAATKVDFEAPILEVKFTSQENLNIKSPIEALLAGTPDVNIEAHSAKTIDENDSQIGDQYNLIPVDDWGVMGSVTDIHLPRDTDYYNLTLLPLNAEDASHFI; encoded by the exons atggaagcatTGGATACCACCGCTGCCAACTACGATGCTTCATGGAGCTCTGCAACAAACTGGATCGTTGCCGGTGGCTGTCTCGATAATTCCGTCACCTTCGAGTCCTCTCTTTCTCTTGTAGACGACGACAAGGATGATAATCATGATCAATCCTCCACTATGAGTTCAGCCGCCAAATCCCCTCTTATCTTGTATACTCCTTCACCTGATTCCACTTCCTGCGAAATCACAA TTAGAGATGAAGATGTGCTGCGTGCAACTGGTATTGAAGAAGCTGTTTTGGCACATCAGAAGCGCTCTGCCAAAGAACTAGCTGAAGAAAGAATAAGAAATGGCAGTAACGTGGCCACCAATGAAGATGACTGGGTTGAAGTGAAAGTTCCTGATCCTCAGCTTGCCAACATGAACAGTTCTCTGTCATCACATTCTGATACAAGCCAAGGGAGAGGCTCGAAGCCACAG GATTTGTATGAGGCTACAGCAGATATAACCGATGCAAACCCGTGCGCATCCATTACGCTGAGGCTACTTTCACTTCAGAATAAATCTTGCGTTTGTATTGATGAAGTCTACATGTTTGCTGATCCTGTTGATGCAGCTGATTTGGATAATAAAGTGGGTCCAGTGGAAAACTCTGCTGGAAGTTCACTTATGGCTGTGCTAATGCCTACCTTTTTGCAGTTATCTAAAACAGAGTGTGTTGGCCTAGCACAAGATAAATATGATTCTGATAGGATGAATAGGTGGAAGTCAGACAAACTTGAGGGAAAACCAACTGATCCCATTGATGCTGGAAATGAAATTCAGCAGGAAGGAAAATCTGATTCAATTTACCAGCAGGGAGTCCAGGTGCAAGAAGCAGTTATGCCTGGTGCCAAGCTGGAGATTCCTCCACAAGTTTCAGATACTGAAAGCAAGCCTGAATTATCACACAATCAAATTGAAAGTGTTCTAAACCAGCTTGTTTCTCGAGTTACCAGAATAGAAGATCTCTTTTTGCGGTTTGAGGATTGTATGCTGAAGCCCTTAAGAAGCATTGATGAGAGGCTCCAAAGAGTAGAGCAGCAACTTGAAGTGCTCACGAAGAAACCCCAGAATTCTGGATTGCTTTCTTGCACAAGAATATCTGCACCTGAATTTTCATGCAGTGAATCAGAGACCAATTCCCTTTATAACAGTGGTTATGTGGATCTTAATTATGCAGCTTGTGATGCCAGTAAGAAGGATTCACTTCCAGCTGTGTCATCCATTCTCTCTGATGCCACCCCTGTTTCTGTGAATACTTCAAAGTCACATCCTAGTCTTGTAGTTATTGCTCCAGAGTTTTCAAATTTTGatgatgaggaagaagatgatgcaGTGGAACCAGTGATGGAATCTCCAAAGGAGAAACAAAAGCATGTTATGTCAATTGATGATGCTCTAGTCTCTGCACTTGCTGGATTCGTATCTTCGACTTCATTCCGGTCTCCAAGATATTCAAAAACTCTTGCATTTAAAGCTCCTGAGTTTccaaatggagaaggaaataatgACGACAATACAGTTTCACCAAAAGGTCATTGTGAAATAAGCACAGAACATCCCACTGGTTTCAGTGAACCCGAAGGGACAGAGTTACCAAAGAGACTTTCATTTTCATCTctatccaatatttcttctttaGAAAGCAAAGAGAATGCAATGAAGTATCCTAATGATAACTACTGTCTGAAAACAGATATAGGAGTTGATGAACAGCTGCAGGACAGTAAGGGGGATGAAGGTGATACCCAGGGTACTTGTTTTGACCACACAGTGCCAGCTGCAAATGATATTGCAAGGACTGGTTCTTATCAGATAACTGATGATATACAAAATGGAGAAGTTGGCAATGGAACAAGCAACATTTGGACTCTGGGTAAAACTGATAGTTTGGAACAATTTTCTGGAAATCAAACTGACAGTAGCTCAGATACTCTCAAGGAAGTTGCTGTTTCAAATGAAATTATCACTTGTATAGAAGTCACAGATGAAGGGCCTAACCTAGACATTCTGCAGGATGTTGTTGAATTGTCAAGGGCTGCTACTAAAGTGGATTTTGAAGCTCCAATCCTGGAAGTGAAGTTCACTTCTCAGGAAAACTTGAATATCAAGTCTCCCATTGAGGCCCTTTTGGCTGGCACACCAGATGTGAACATTGAAGCTCATTCGGCAAAGACAATCGATGAGAATGATTCACAAATTGGAGATCAATACAATTTAATTCCAGTGGATGATTGGGGAGTGATGGGTTCTGTAACTGATATCCATTTACCCAGGGATACAGACTATTACAATCTCACTCTCTTACCTTTGAATGCCGAAGATGCATCACATTTCATATGA
- the LOC110656807 gene encoding uncharacterized protein LOC110656807 isoform X1, which translates to MEALDTTAANYDASWSSATNWIVAGGCLDNSVTFESSLSLVDDDKDDNHDQSSTMSSAAKSPLILYTPSPDSTSCEITITFAQKHEVRQVYVRSTSRVYEIYYASELQCSSEYLCTVRCGIAVRDEDVLRATGIEEAVLAHQKRSAKELAEERIRNGSNVATNEDDWVEVKVPDPQLANMNSSLSSHSDTSQGRGSKPQDLYEATADITDANPCASITLRLLSLQNKSCVCIDEVYMFADPVDAADLDNKVGPVENSAGSSLMAVLMPTFLQLSKTECVGLAQDKYDSDRMNRWKSDKLEGKPTDPIDAGNEIQQEGKSDSIYQQGVQVQEAVMPGAKLEIPPQVSDTESKPELSHNQIESVLNQLVSRVTRIEDLFLRFEDCMLKPLRSIDERLQRVEQQLEVLTKKPQNSGLLSCTRISAPEFSCSESETNSLYNSGYVDLNYAACDASKKDSLPAVSSILSDATPVSVNTSKSHPSLVVIAPEFSNFDDEEEDDAVEPVMESPKEKQKHVMSIDDALVSALAGFVSSTSFRSPRYSKTLAFKAPEFPNGEGNNDDNTVSPKGHCEISTEHPTGFSEPEGTELPKRLSFSSLSNISSLESKENAMKYPNDNYCLKTDIGVDEQLQDSKGDEGDTQGTCFDHTVPAANDIARTGSYQITDDIQNGEVGNGTSNIWTLGKTDSLEQFSGNQTDSSSDTLKEVAVSNEIITCIEVTDEGPNLDILQDVVELSRAATKVDFEAPILEVKFTSQENLNIKSPIEALLAGTPDVNIEAHSAKTIDENDSQIGDQYNLIPVDDWGVMGSVTDIHLPRDTDYYNLTLLPLNAEDASHFI; encoded by the exons atggaagcatTGGATACCACCGCTGCCAACTACGATGCTTCATGGAGCTCTGCAACAAACTGGATCGTTGCCGGTGGCTGTCTCGATAATTCCGTCACCTTCGAGTCCTCTCTTTCTCTTGTAGACGACGACAAGGATGATAATCATGATCAATCCTCCACTATGAGTTCAGCCGCCAAATCCCCTCTTATCTTGTATACTCCTTCACCTGATTCCACTTCCTGCGAAATCACAA TTACTTTTGCTCAAAAACATGAGGTGCGGCAGGTTTATGTTCGAAGTACTTCTCgagtttatgaaatatattatGCCTCTGAGTTGCAGTGTAGCAGTGAGTATCTGTGTACTGTTCGCTGTGGTATTGCAGTTAGAGATGAAGATGTGCTGCGTGCAACTGGTATTGAAGAAGCTGTTTTGGCACATCAGAAGCGCTCTGCCAAAGAACTAGCTGAAGAAAGAATAAGAAATGGCAGTAACGTGGCCACCAATGAAGATGACTGGGTTGAAGTGAAAGTTCCTGATCCTCAGCTTGCCAACATGAACAGTTCTCTGTCATCACATTCTGATACAAGCCAAGGGAGAGGCTCGAAGCCACAG GATTTGTATGAGGCTACAGCAGATATAACCGATGCAAACCCGTGCGCATCCATTACGCTGAGGCTACTTTCACTTCAGAATAAATCTTGCGTTTGTATTGATGAAGTCTACATGTTTGCTGATCCTGTTGATGCAGCTGATTTGGATAATAAAGTGGGTCCAGTGGAAAACTCTGCTGGAAGTTCACTTATGGCTGTGCTAATGCCTACCTTTTTGCAGTTATCTAAAACAGAGTGTGTTGGCCTAGCACAAGATAAATATGATTCTGATAGGATGAATAGGTGGAAGTCAGACAAACTTGAGGGAAAACCAACTGATCCCATTGATGCTGGAAATGAAATTCAGCAGGAAGGAAAATCTGATTCAATTTACCAGCAGGGAGTCCAGGTGCAAGAAGCAGTTATGCCTGGTGCCAAGCTGGAGATTCCTCCACAAGTTTCAGATACTGAAAGCAAGCCTGAATTATCACACAATCAAATTGAAAGTGTTCTAAACCAGCTTGTTTCTCGAGTTACCAGAATAGAAGATCTCTTTTTGCGGTTTGAGGATTGTATGCTGAAGCCCTTAAGAAGCATTGATGAGAGGCTCCAAAGAGTAGAGCAGCAACTTGAAGTGCTCACGAAGAAACCCCAGAATTCTGGATTGCTTTCTTGCACAAGAATATCTGCACCTGAATTTTCATGCAGTGAATCAGAGACCAATTCCCTTTATAACAGTGGTTATGTGGATCTTAATTATGCAGCTTGTGATGCCAGTAAGAAGGATTCACTTCCAGCTGTGTCATCCATTCTCTCTGATGCCACCCCTGTTTCTGTGAATACTTCAAAGTCACATCCTAGTCTTGTAGTTATTGCTCCAGAGTTTTCAAATTTTGatgatgaggaagaagatgatgcaGTGGAACCAGTGATGGAATCTCCAAAGGAGAAACAAAAGCATGTTATGTCAATTGATGATGCTCTAGTCTCTGCACTTGCTGGATTCGTATCTTCGACTTCATTCCGGTCTCCAAGATATTCAAAAACTCTTGCATTTAAAGCTCCTGAGTTTccaaatggagaaggaaataatgACGACAATACAGTTTCACCAAAAGGTCATTGTGAAATAAGCACAGAACATCCCACTGGTTTCAGTGAACCCGAAGGGACAGAGTTACCAAAGAGACTTTCATTTTCATCTctatccaatatttcttctttaGAAAGCAAAGAGAATGCAATGAAGTATCCTAATGATAACTACTGTCTGAAAACAGATATAGGAGTTGATGAACAGCTGCAGGACAGTAAGGGGGATGAAGGTGATACCCAGGGTACTTGTTTTGACCACACAGTGCCAGCTGCAAATGATATTGCAAGGACTGGTTCTTATCAGATAACTGATGATATACAAAATGGAGAAGTTGGCAATGGAACAAGCAACATTTGGACTCTGGGTAAAACTGATAGTTTGGAACAATTTTCTGGAAATCAAACTGACAGTAGCTCAGATACTCTCAAGGAAGTTGCTGTTTCAAATGAAATTATCACTTGTATAGAAGTCACAGATGAAGGGCCTAACCTAGACATTCTGCAGGATGTTGTTGAATTGTCAAGGGCTGCTACTAAAGTGGATTTTGAAGCTCCAATCCTGGAAGTGAAGTTCACTTCTCAGGAAAACTTGAATATCAAGTCTCCCATTGAGGCCCTTTTGGCTGGCACACCAGATGTGAACATTGAAGCTCATTCGGCAAAGACAATCGATGAGAATGATTCACAAATTGGAGATCAATACAATTTAATTCCAGTGGATGATTGGGGAGTGATGGGTTCTGTAACTGATATCCATTTACCCAGGGATACAGACTATTACAATCTCACTCTCTTACCTTTGAATGCCGAAGATGCATCACATTTCATATGA
- the LOC110656808 gene encoding uncharacterized protein LOC110656808 isoform X1, producing the protein MVKFTGYSLITSFTPFPSIILKNHHRLQLNLCYKNSTKSRSLSICTQKRQLHAKAGMGAGQYLPPLFSVAPMMDWTDNHYRTLARLISKHSWLYTEMLAAETIVYQQGNLDRFLAYSPQQHPIVLQIGGSNLDNLAKATELATAYGYDEINFNCGCPSPRVAGHGCFGVRLMLDPKFVGEAMSVIAANTNVPVSVKCRIGVDDHDSYNELCDFIYKVSSLSPTEHFIIHSRKALLNGISPAENRRIPPIKYEYYFALLRDFPNLKFTINGGINCIDEVNSALKEGAHGVMVGRAAYNNPWSVLGHVDSEIYGAPRSGLTRRQVLEQYQIYGDGILGTYGNNRPNVRDVIKPLLGFFYSEPGNGLWKRKADAAFQHCTTIKSFFKETLVAIPDTVLDSPITEAPAGRQDLFANTKGLLPPPYERREQEVAYA; encoded by the exons ATGGTGAAGTTTACCGGATATTCTTTGATTACTTCATTTACTCCATTTCCTTCTATTATTCTTAAAAACCATCACAGATTACAATTAAATTTATGTTACAAGAATTCAACTAAGTCAAGAAGCCTGTCTATTTGTACTCAAAAGCGTCAACTGCATGCAAAAGCTGGGATGGGTGCAGGGCAATATCTTCCTCCGTTGTTTAG TGTTGCTCCAATGATGGACTGGACGGATAATCATTATAGGACCCTTGCCCGGCTCATATCAAAACATTCTTGGCTTTATACAGAGATGCTTGCAGCTGAAACAATTGTCTATCAACAGGGAAATTTG GACAGGTTTTTGGCATATTCTCCTCAACAACATCCCATTGTCCTGCAAATTGGTGGAAGTAATTTGGACAACCTGGCAAAAGCAACTGAACTTGCTACTGCTTATGGCTATGATGAGATTAACTTCAA TTGCGGTTGTCCTAGTCCAAGAGTAGCTGGTCATGGATGCTTTGGTGTTCGTCTTATGCTTGATCCAAAG TTTGTTGGTGAAGCTATGTCAGTGATTGCAGCCAACACAAATGTTCCTGTTAGTGTTAAATGCCGAATTGGAGTAGATGATCATGATTCATACAATGAGCTAT GTGATTTTATCTATAAGGTTTCTTCTCTATCCCCAACTGAGCATTTTATAATACATTCACGGAAAGCTCTGCTCAATGGCATCAGTCCAGCTGAAAACCGGAGAATTCCTCCCATAAA ATATGAGTACTACTTTGCCCTCTTGCGTGACTTTCCAAATTTGAAATTTACAATAAATGGAGGCATAAATTGTATTGATGAG GTAAATTCGGCACTGAAGGAAGGAGCACATGGTGTAATGGTTGGGCGTGCTGCCTACAATAA TCCTTGGAGTGTTCTGGGACATGTTGATTCTGAAATTTATGGCGCTCCAAGGAGCGGTCTTACACGTCGTCAG GTCCTTGAACAGTATCAAATATATGGGGATGGCATTCTGGGAACATATGGAAATAATAGACCCAATGTCAGGGATGTAATAAAG CCTTTGCTTGGTTTTTTCTATTCTGAGCCTGGAAATGGTTTGTGGAAGCGCAAAGCTGATGCTGCTTTCCAGCATTGCACA ACAATCAAATCCTTTTTTAAGGAAACTTTGGTAGCGATTCCCGACACCGTTTTGGATTCACCAATTACAGAGGCACCGGCTGGTCGTCAAGATCTTTTTGCCAATACTAAGGGGTTGCTCCCACCACCATATGAAAGAAGAGAACAGGAAGTAGCATATGCTTAG
- the LOC110656808 gene encoding uncharacterized protein LOC110656808 isoform X2: MGAGQYLPPLFSVAPMMDWTDNHYRTLARLISKHSWLYTEMLAAETIVYQQGNLDRFLAYSPQQHPIVLQIGGSNLDNLAKATELATAYGYDEINFNCGCPSPRVAGHGCFGVRLMLDPKFVGEAMSVIAANTNVPVSVKCRIGVDDHDSYNELCDFIYKVSSLSPTEHFIIHSRKALLNGISPAENRRIPPIKYEYYFALLRDFPNLKFTINGGINCIDEVNSALKEGAHGVMVGRAAYNNPWSVLGHVDSEIYGAPRSGLTRRQVLEQYQIYGDGILGTYGNNRPNVRDVIKPLLGFFYSEPGNGLWKRKADAAFQHCTTIKSFFKETLVAIPDTVLDSPITEAPAGRQDLFANTKGLLPPPYERREQEVAYA, encoded by the exons ATGGGTGCAGGGCAATATCTTCCTCCGTTGTTTAG TGTTGCTCCAATGATGGACTGGACGGATAATCATTATAGGACCCTTGCCCGGCTCATATCAAAACATTCTTGGCTTTATACAGAGATGCTTGCAGCTGAAACAATTGTCTATCAACAGGGAAATTTG GACAGGTTTTTGGCATATTCTCCTCAACAACATCCCATTGTCCTGCAAATTGGTGGAAGTAATTTGGACAACCTGGCAAAAGCAACTGAACTTGCTACTGCTTATGGCTATGATGAGATTAACTTCAA TTGCGGTTGTCCTAGTCCAAGAGTAGCTGGTCATGGATGCTTTGGTGTTCGTCTTATGCTTGATCCAAAG TTTGTTGGTGAAGCTATGTCAGTGATTGCAGCCAACACAAATGTTCCTGTTAGTGTTAAATGCCGAATTGGAGTAGATGATCATGATTCATACAATGAGCTAT GTGATTTTATCTATAAGGTTTCTTCTCTATCCCCAACTGAGCATTTTATAATACATTCACGGAAAGCTCTGCTCAATGGCATCAGTCCAGCTGAAAACCGGAGAATTCCTCCCATAAA ATATGAGTACTACTTTGCCCTCTTGCGTGACTTTCCAAATTTGAAATTTACAATAAATGGAGGCATAAATTGTATTGATGAG GTAAATTCGGCACTGAAGGAAGGAGCACATGGTGTAATGGTTGGGCGTGCTGCCTACAATAA TCCTTGGAGTGTTCTGGGACATGTTGATTCTGAAATTTATGGCGCTCCAAGGAGCGGTCTTACACGTCGTCAG GTCCTTGAACAGTATCAAATATATGGGGATGGCATTCTGGGAACATATGGAAATAATAGACCCAATGTCAGGGATGTAATAAAG CCTTTGCTTGGTTTTTTCTATTCTGAGCCTGGAAATGGTTTGTGGAAGCGCAAAGCTGATGCTGCTTTCCAGCATTGCACA ACAATCAAATCCTTTTTTAAGGAAACTTTGGTAGCGATTCCCGACACCGTTTTGGATTCACCAATTACAGAGGCACCGGCTGGTCGTCAAGATCTTTTTGCCAATACTAAGGGGTTGCTCCCACCACCATATGAAAGAAGAGAACAGGAAGTAGCATATGCTTAG
- the LOC110656808 gene encoding uncharacterized protein LOC110656808 isoform X3, with product MMDWTDNHYRTLARLISKHSWLYTEMLAAETIVYQQGNLDRFLAYSPQQHPIVLQIGGSNLDNLAKATELATAYGYDEINFNCGCPSPRVAGHGCFGVRLMLDPKFVGEAMSVIAANTNVPVSVKCRIGVDDHDSYNELCDFIYKVSSLSPTEHFIIHSRKALLNGISPAENRRIPPIKYEYYFALLRDFPNLKFTINGGINCIDEVNSALKEGAHGVMVGRAAYNNPWSVLGHVDSEIYGAPRSGLTRRQVLEQYQIYGDGILGTYGNNRPNVRDVIKPLLGFFYSEPGNGLWKRKADAAFQHCTTIKSFFKETLVAIPDTVLDSPITEAPAGRQDLFANTKGLLPPPYERREQEVAYA from the exons ATGATGGACTGGACGGATAATCATTATAGGACCCTTGCCCGGCTCATATCAAAACATTCTTGGCTTTATACAGAGATGCTTGCAGCTGAAACAATTGTCTATCAACAGGGAAATTTG GACAGGTTTTTGGCATATTCTCCTCAACAACATCCCATTGTCCTGCAAATTGGTGGAAGTAATTTGGACAACCTGGCAAAAGCAACTGAACTTGCTACTGCTTATGGCTATGATGAGATTAACTTCAA TTGCGGTTGTCCTAGTCCAAGAGTAGCTGGTCATGGATGCTTTGGTGTTCGTCTTATGCTTGATCCAAAG TTTGTTGGTGAAGCTATGTCAGTGATTGCAGCCAACACAAATGTTCCTGTTAGTGTTAAATGCCGAATTGGAGTAGATGATCATGATTCATACAATGAGCTAT GTGATTTTATCTATAAGGTTTCTTCTCTATCCCCAACTGAGCATTTTATAATACATTCACGGAAAGCTCTGCTCAATGGCATCAGTCCAGCTGAAAACCGGAGAATTCCTCCCATAAA ATATGAGTACTACTTTGCCCTCTTGCGTGACTTTCCAAATTTGAAATTTACAATAAATGGAGGCATAAATTGTATTGATGAG GTAAATTCGGCACTGAAGGAAGGAGCACATGGTGTAATGGTTGGGCGTGCTGCCTACAATAA TCCTTGGAGTGTTCTGGGACATGTTGATTCTGAAATTTATGGCGCTCCAAGGAGCGGTCTTACACGTCGTCAG GTCCTTGAACAGTATCAAATATATGGGGATGGCATTCTGGGAACATATGGAAATAATAGACCCAATGTCAGGGATGTAATAAAG CCTTTGCTTGGTTTTTTCTATTCTGAGCCTGGAAATGGTTTGTGGAAGCGCAAAGCTGATGCTGCTTTCCAGCATTGCACA ACAATCAAATCCTTTTTTAAGGAAACTTTGGTAGCGATTCCCGACACCGTTTTGGATTCACCAATTACAGAGGCACCGGCTGGTCGTCAAGATCTTTTTGCCAATACTAAGGGGTTGCTCCCACCACCATATGAAAGAAGAGAACAGGAAGTAGCATATGCTTAG
- the LOC110656808 gene encoding uncharacterized protein LOC110656808 isoform X4 has protein sequence MVKFTGYSLITSFTPFPSIILKNHHRLQLNLCYKNSTKSRSLSICTQKRQLHAKAGMGAGQYLPPLFSVAPMMDWTDNHYRTLARLISKHSWLYTEMLAAETIVYQQGNLDRFLAYSPQQHPIVLQIGGSNLDNLAKATELATAYGYDEINFNCGCPSPRVAGHGCFGVRLMLDPKFVGEAMSVIAANTNVPVSVKCRIGVDDHDSYNELCDFIYKVSSLSPTEHFIIHSRKALLNGISPAENRRIPPIKYEYYFALLRDFPNLKFTINGGINCIDEVNSALKEGAHGVMVGRAAYNNPWSVLGHVDSEIYGAPRSGLTRRQV, from the exons ATGGTGAAGTTTACCGGATATTCTTTGATTACTTCATTTACTCCATTTCCTTCTATTATTCTTAAAAACCATCACAGATTACAATTAAATTTATGTTACAAGAATTCAACTAAGTCAAGAAGCCTGTCTATTTGTACTCAAAAGCGTCAACTGCATGCAAAAGCTGGGATGGGTGCAGGGCAATATCTTCCTCCGTTGTTTAG TGTTGCTCCAATGATGGACTGGACGGATAATCATTATAGGACCCTTGCCCGGCTCATATCAAAACATTCTTGGCTTTATACAGAGATGCTTGCAGCTGAAACAATTGTCTATCAACAGGGAAATTTG GACAGGTTTTTGGCATATTCTCCTCAACAACATCCCATTGTCCTGCAAATTGGTGGAAGTAATTTGGACAACCTGGCAAAAGCAACTGAACTTGCTACTGCTTATGGCTATGATGAGATTAACTTCAA TTGCGGTTGTCCTAGTCCAAGAGTAGCTGGTCATGGATGCTTTGGTGTTCGTCTTATGCTTGATCCAAAG TTTGTTGGTGAAGCTATGTCAGTGATTGCAGCCAACACAAATGTTCCTGTTAGTGTTAAATGCCGAATTGGAGTAGATGATCATGATTCATACAATGAGCTAT GTGATTTTATCTATAAGGTTTCTTCTCTATCCCCAACTGAGCATTTTATAATACATTCACGGAAAGCTCTGCTCAATGGCATCAGTCCAGCTGAAAACCGGAGAATTCCTCCCATAAA ATATGAGTACTACTTTGCCCTCTTGCGTGACTTTCCAAATTTGAAATTTACAATAAATGGAGGCATAAATTGTATTGATGAG GTAAATTCGGCACTGAAGGAAGGAGCACATGGTGTAATGGTTGGGCGTGCTGCCTACAATAA TCCTTGGAGTGTTCTGGGACATGTTGATTCTGAAATTTATGGCGCTCCAAGGAGCGGTCTTACACGTCGTCAGGTTTGA
- the LOC110656810 gene encoding protein TAB2 homolog, chloroplastic, producing the protein MDNQLPAMPNSLFHRASMATLSFNPTRIPNKPISNITSISKPTKISFLSSIKPANNNHKPHHFQSNTTLKLSVSTQEEVEVEDYEEDDPTAEMSYLDPETDPDSIIEWELDFCSRPILDIRGKKVWELVVCDDSLSLQYTKYFPNNVINSITLKNAIVSISEDLGVPLPEKVRFFRSQLQTIITKACKELDIKPIPSKRCLSLLLWLEERYETVYTRHPGFQKGSKPLLALDNPFPMELPENLFGEKWAFVQLPYSAVHEEVSSLETRFMFGASLDLDLLGIEVGDKTLIPGLAVASSRAKPLAAWMNGLEVCSIEADTARACLILSVGISTRYIYATYKKSPVTTAEAEAWEAAKKACGGLHFLAIQEDLDSEDCVGFWLLLDLPPPPV; encoded by the exons ATGGATAACCAACTCCCAGCAATGCCCAATTCTCTTTTTCACAGAGCTTCCATGGCTACTCTTAGCTTCAATCCTACGAGAATTCCTAACAAACCCATCTCCAATATCACATCTATCTCAAAACCCACAAAAATATCCTTCCTTTCCTCTATAAAACCCGCAAATAACAACCATAAACCACACCATTTCCAATCAAACACCACACTCAAACTCTCAGTTTCAACACAAGAGGAAGTGGAGGTTGAGGACTATGAAGAAGATGACCCAACTGCAGAAATGAGCTATCTTGACCCAGAAACTGATCCAGATAGCATTATAGAGTGGGAATTGGATTTTTGCTCTAGGCCTATACTTGATATTCGAGGCAAGAAAGTGTGGGAGCTTGTTGTGTGTGATGATTCACTATCACTTCAATACACAAAGTACTTTCCTAATAATGTCATTAATAGTATCACTTTGAAGAATGCTATTGTGTCCATTAGTGAAGATCTTGGTGTCCCTCTGCCAGAAAAAGTTCGCTTCTTCAG GTCACAATTGCAGACAATTATAACAAAAGCATGCAAAGAGCTGGATATAAAGCCTATTCCAAGTAAACGG TGTTTATCACTGCTTTTATGGTTGGAAGAGCGATATGAGACTGTATATACCCGTCATCCTGGCTTTCAAAAGGGATCTAAACCACTTCTAGCTTTGGATAATCCTTTCCCAATGGAACTTCCTGAGAATCTGTTTGGGGAGAAATGGGCATTTGTTCAATTACCTTACTCAG CTGTTCATGAGGAAGTCTCATCACTGGAAACAAGATTTATGTTTGGTGCAAGCCTAGATTTGGATCTTCTAGGAATTGAAGTCGGTGATAAGACATTGATTCCAGGACTCGCTGTTGCATCTTCTCGTGCTAAACCATTGGCAG CCTGGATGAATGGACTGGAAGTGTGTTCGATCGAAGCAGACACAGCTCGTGCTTGCTTGATTCTATCTGTTGGAATTTCAACCCGCTATATTTATGCTACCTATAAGAAGAGTCCTGTAACAACAGCTGAAGCTGAGGCTTGGGAAGCAGCAAAGAAAGCATGTGGAGGCTTGCATTTTCTTGCCATTCAAGAGGACCTAGATTCAGAGGACTGTGTTGGGTTTTGGCTTTTACTAGACTTGCCACCTCCTCCTGTATGA